One part of the Girardinichthys multiradiatus isolate DD_20200921_A chromosome 10, DD_fGirMul_XY1, whole genome shotgun sequence genome encodes these proteins:
- the noxo1b gene encoding NADPH oxidase organizer 1b, translated as MTEDQRYVITARVIGGVHREKPKLKTFMVSVLWSDKSEVIIYRSFQDFEKFHRQLKKKFPNFNPFRKNDRMIPKFTGKARRSSLQQKGSKKSVRQMTFLETYCDQLLKCEQTVTLSSEVARFFTPKDHDLQTDFTKNTVMILMSEDVEGGRGGEGAPRHQVGNVTNPFVTQTYRCVAPYETKDTKNRLLKVAADETLDVLIKDPAGWWLVESEDKRLAWFPAPYLELSEGEDEDNDGFLGASLYCAVRSYSTTKADEVAVSIGSVVEVLRKSDDGWWLIRFNGKVGYIPSMYLQPHNNPRAGLHGLHRHLHSSSLNLTSSTQSRRSHLERIKENSSKQDPRRQSAVPACRPRAHSLDVLSETWPHTQTQHDTLKSNSNGSIFSRFSSSSNSSSSLREEVQDQTSDPDSPLQADDTGCSFSERYNTHSRFSTGNSGSARSKSSKTASVAPRVPCRPKKEEILTRCSTMTRKTALATKMRLEMEADSIHSRL; from the exons ATGACTGAAGATCAGCGCTACGTGATCACTGCCCGAGTTATCGGAGGAGTCCACAGAGAGAAGCCAAAACTTAAG ACGTTCATGGTATCGGTCCTCTGGTCTGATAAATCTGAGGTgatcatctacaggtccttccaGGACTTCGAGAAGTTTCAT AGACAACTGAAAAAGAAGTTTCCCAATTTCAATCCTTTTCGGAAGAACGACAGAATGATCCCAAAGTTCACTG GAAAGGCCAGAAGAAGCAGCCTTCAGCAGAAAGGATCCAAGAAGTCTGTGAGGCAGATGACGTTCCTGGAGACCTACTGCGACCAACTGCTGAAGTGTGAGCAGACTGTGACCCTGAGCTCGGAGGTAGCAAGGTTCTTCACGCCCAAAGACCACGACCTGCAGACGGACTTCACCAAGAACAC CGTCATGATCCTGATGTCTGAAGATGTGGAGGGCggaagaggaggagagggtGCTCCTCGCCACCAGGTGGGCAACGTCACCAACCCGTTTGTCACCCAGACGTACCGCTGCGTGGCACCCTATGAGACCAAGGACACCAAGAACCGGCTGTTGAAGGTGGCTGCAGATGAGACGCTGGATGTCCTGATCAAAGACCCGGCAG GTTGGTGGCTGGTGGAGAGCGAAGACAAGCGCCTGGCTTGGTTTCCTGCTCCCTACCTGGAGCTTTCTGAAGGAGAAGATGAGGATAATGATGGATTCTTGGGAG CTTCCTTGTACTGTGCTGTGAGGAGCTACTCAACCACAAAGGCTGATGAGGTGGCTGTGTCCATTGGCTCCGTGGTGGAGGTGTTGAGGAAGTCTGATGACGGCTGGTGGCTCATCAG ATTCAATGGCAAGGTTGGTTACATCCCGTCCATGTACCTGCAGCCCCACAACAACCCACGGGCAGGTCTACATGGCTTGCACAGACATCTGCACAGTTCCTCTCTGAATCTGACCAGCAGCACACAGTCCCGACGTTCTCATCTAGAGAGAATTAAAGAAAACAGCTCCAAACAGGACCCCAGACGGCAGTCCGCTGTCCCTGCATGTCGCCCCAGGGCCCATTCCCTGGACGTCCTCTCAGAGACCTGGCCCCACACCCAGACGCAGCATGACACCTTGAAATCTAACAGCAACGGCTCCATCTTctccaggttttcctccagcagCAACTCCTCCTCAAGCCTTAGGGAGGAGGTGCAGGACCAAACAAGCGATCCTGACTCACCTCTCCAGGCCGACGATACAGGCTGCAGCTTCTCCGAACGCTACAACACCCATTCCAGGTTCAGCACTGGAAACTCTGGATCTGCCAGGTCCAAAAGTAGCAAGACAGCTTCAGTAGCTCCCAGGGTGCCATGTAGACCAAAGAAGGAGGAGATCCTGACTCGCTGCAGCACCATGACACGCAAGACGGCCTTGGCCACCAAGATGCGCCTTGAGATGGAAGCAGACTCCATTCACAGCCGCTTGTGA